Sequence from the Piscinibacter sp. HJYY11 genome:
ATAGCCTGGGCCAAACGCGACACGCATCTCCGATACCTCGCCTCCGACTGACTTCCAGTCGCCAAGATTTCCTGCTTCGGCTAGCCGTAGCCTGGCGACGATGCGCAACTGCGCTTTGATGTCTTTGAGGCCATCAAGCCAGTCTTGGAACTCTTGAGTCTGACGTACCGTGAACATGCTTGAACTGTATCTATATG
This genomic interval carries:
- a CDS encoding type II toxin-antitoxin system RelE/ParE family toxin codes for the protein MFTVRQTQEFQDWLDGLKDIKAQLRIVARLRLAEAGNLGDWKSVGGEVSEMRVAFGPGYRLYFTKRQNILIVMLAGGDKSTQARDIKRAQKILQQLELE